The Ktedonobacterales bacterium genome has a segment encoding these proteins:
- a CDS encoding serine hydrolase, which translates to MKARPAPIVTTSTHLQDLEHQVGKVLDEWKVPGLALLILKDGEVVLSRGFGKRSVAENLEVTPHTLFPIGSSGKAFTAAAIAMLVEEGKLEWDKPVRHYLPTFTLHDPFATERMTPRDLLTHRSGLPCHEIMWYKALFTRKEAVERLQYLEPNIDFRVMFQYQNLMYATAGYLVECVTGQTWEEFVAKRIFKPLGMDSTNTSVHDSQQTDDYALPYAEEEDEVKEVPFYDRLQAMGPAGGINSTLEDIKHWLLFQLNNGKHGETQLLAAEHLVQNHTPQMLIPASPVLNFQEFSTSSYGMGWVISAFRGHRMLQHSGGIDGFSAEVALLPDDQAAVAVFTNLGGTVAPYVAAFYACDYLLGAEVSDWNGRWKEEFGKAKTLGEQQLAALGKVERVPDAPPSHPLEAYTGEYAHPGYGAVTVTLNDGQLHFAYNDVTAPLTHIHYDLFEMLIKLAQYKAKVSFTTGETGTIESLAANLEPAVKPIVFTRVASKAEPAERENE; encoded by the coding sequence GTGAAAGCGCGCCCAGCCCCCATAGTGACGACAAGCACCCACCTGCAAGACCTGGAACACCAGGTTGGCAAGGTTCTGGATGAGTGGAAAGTGCCTGGCCTGGCCCTGCTGATCCTCAAGGATGGTGAAGTAGTCCTTTCGCGGGGCTTTGGCAAGCGCAGCGTGGCAGAGAACCTGGAGGTGACGCCGCACACGCTTTTCCCGATTGGTTCCTCTGGCAAAGCCTTCACAGCGGCGGCCATCGCCATGTTGGTGGAAGAGGGCAAGCTGGAGTGGGATAAACCGGTCCGGCACTATCTGCCCACCTTTACGCTGCACGATCCCTTTGCGACCGAGCGCATGACCCCGCGTGATCTGCTGACCCATCGCAGCGGCCTGCCCTGCCATGAGATCATGTGGTACAAGGCGCTTTTTACGCGCAAAGAAGCTGTCGAACGCTTACAGTACCTCGAACCCAATATAGACTTTCGCGTGATGTTCCAGTACCAGAACCTGATGTACGCGACAGCAGGCTATCTGGTTGAGTGTGTCACAGGCCAGACCTGGGAGGAGTTTGTTGCAAAGCGCATCTTTAAGCCGCTGGGCATGGATAGCACAAATACCTCCGTCCATGACTCGCAGCAGACCGACGATTACGCGCTGCCTTATGCTGAGGAAGAGGATGAAGTCAAAGAGGTTCCCTTCTATGATCGATTGCAGGCTATGGGTCCGGCGGGCGGCATAAACAGCACCCTGGAAGACATCAAGCATTGGTTGCTGTTCCAGCTGAACAACGGCAAACACGGAGAGACACAACTGCTGGCCGCCGAGCACCTCGTCCAGAATCATACCCCTCAGATGCTCATCCCTGCGTCGCCGGTCCTCAATTTTCAGGAGTTCTCAACGTCCAGCTATGGCATGGGCTGGGTAATCAGTGCCTTCCGTGGGCATCGGATGCTCCAGCATAGTGGAGGGATTGATGGCTTCTCCGCCGAGGTTGCGCTCTTGCCCGACGACCAGGCAGCAGTGGCCGTTTTCACGAATCTTGGCGGCACAGTCGCCCCCTATGTCGCCGCCTTCTATGCCTGTGATTACCTGCTGGGGGCAGAAGTATCCGATTGGAATGGGCGCTGGAAAGAAGAGTTTGGCAAAGCGAAAACGCTGGGGGAGCAGCAACTGGCGGCACTCGGCAAGGTCGAGCGCGTACCCGACGCCCCGCCCTCTCACCCATTGGAGGCGTATACCGGCGAGTACGCGCATCCCGGCTATGGTGCCGTAACGGTTACACTCAACGATGGTCAGTTGCACTTCGCCTATAACGATGTGACCGCCCCATTGACCCATATCCACTACGATCTCTTCGAGATGCTCATTAAGCTCGCTCAATACAAGGCGAAGGTGTCATTTACCACCGGAGAAACGGGAACCATCGAGAGCCTGGCAGCCAATCTGGAGCCAGCGGTGAAACCCATCGTCTTCACGCGCGTTGCAAGCAAAGCAGAACCAGCAGAGAGGGAAAATGAATGA
- a CDS encoding LuxR C-terminal-related transcriptional regulator: MARHLIARVVNDQFIPLDASGSELPEITVGTDAWYTWLNACESQSFAYHTASGALTARRELRHGCWYWYAYRAQHGKLGKVYLGKAEELSSQRLAEALKKLTLPRTLPADGRNTGDDLPILEQPMVLLTTKRAIPSPPPHLVTRPRLLQVLQQGAVRSLTLVCAPAGFGKTTLLGEWAIARGRSVAWLSLDEEDNDPRRFLAYLIGALQKPHPVLGSTIRNTCSLASQDSLTEAMMVLLNELATLPTAVTIILDNYHVIEHEAIHAALKMALDHLPAHVHLMIASRHEPPFPLARLRASGKLIELSAAALRFTHEEVETWFTSAVERALGPAEITILRQRTEGWIAGLQLAAVALQEEDNLARFVASFAGNHQYVLAYLLEEILEPQPAYIRSFLLHTSILESLNSSLCCAVADQEDAQSVLEYLERANLFLFPQAEQGGWYRYHQLFAEALRHQLERTQPELVPILHARASQWFEARGCPKDAIRHSLEARDFERAAGLIEQAAEGFIRIGEITTLQHWLAALPNAVVRASPRLCITAAWLSFITSEVALFFSWVDAAEQALQVRQETLPLATAVALQGEIAALRAIYALSSNDVASAIATCRQALQHLPTESLYPRSLVLLILGIAYSRGGSVSAGTKAIMEASSRLQVTGHALLYPYGLALQAELFMAQGSTSQAAKIYQQVLTLAPEQDVPSLLATGAAHVGLSYLFWEWNNLDAARQHLLQAWDRGLQIQSGNILSNSALLLALVSQAQGNREAADLWLQQTEIICQKAGHVESLAAVAAGRARLSLAAGRMEEALIWMRGRADFLEDPNNTRSEFEQLTLARVLIAVGRVGADESAVQRARALLERLRAAAEAAGRVRSLLEALALQALALQLQGDNAGALAALGRAVSLAEPGRYIRLFLGEGEPMSRLLRQLLEQYRTQKTTGQKLSRVYLSNLLKVFAHPETSSLPTSPTQVQPLFDPLSWREREVLRLMASGRKNREIAEELVVVTGTVKSHINTIYAKLGVTNRVQAVAYAHTLGLL; the protein is encoded by the coding sequence ATGGCACGCCATCTGATTGCGCGAGTGGTTAACGATCAATTCATCCCGCTTGATGCTTCTGGGAGCGAACTGCCTGAAATTACCGTAGGAACGGATGCCTGGTATACCTGGCTGAACGCTTGTGAGAGCCAGTCCTTTGCCTATCATACTGCCTCTGGCGCATTGACGGCCCGGCGCGAGTTACGGCATGGCTGCTGGTACTGGTATGCCTACCGCGCTCAGCATGGGAAGCTGGGCAAGGTGTACCTTGGAAAAGCAGAGGAACTTTCATCGCAACGCCTGGCTGAAGCCCTCAAAAAACTCACTCTGCCCCGCACCTTGCCAGCAGATGGTCGGAACACCGGGGATGATCTCCCGATCCTGGAACAACCGATGGTCTTGCTCACGACGAAGAGAGCGATTCCATCCCCTCCCCCCCACCTGGTCACACGTCCACGCTTGCTACAGGTATTACAACAAGGCGCTGTGAGGTCGCTTACACTGGTCTGCGCCCCCGCTGGATTTGGCAAAACGACTCTCTTAGGTGAATGGGCTATCGCTCGTGGGCGTTCAGTAGCCTGGCTTTCCCTGGATGAAGAGGATAATGACCCACGCCGTTTTCTTGCCTACCTGATTGGGGCGCTCCAGAAGCCACATCCAGTGCTGGGCAGTACAATCCGCAACACATGCTCCCTTGCTTCGCAGGATTCACTAACCGAAGCTATGATGGTGTTGCTCAACGAACTCGCCACTCTGCCCACAGCAGTGACCATCATCCTTGATAATTATCATGTCATCGAGCATGAGGCGATCCACGCCGCGCTTAAGATGGCGCTTGATCACCTCCCCGCACACGTCCATCTGATGATCGCCAGCCGCCATGAGCCGCCTTTTCCCCTCGCGCGATTACGCGCCTCTGGAAAGCTCATCGAACTCAGTGCCGCTGCGCTCCGTTTTACTCATGAGGAGGTCGAGACATGGTTCACCTCTGCGGTGGAACGCGCGTTGGGGCCAGCAGAGATTACTATCCTGCGCCAGCGAACGGAGGGCTGGATTGCAGGCTTGCAACTGGCTGCGGTTGCTCTGCAAGAAGAGGATAACCTTGCCCGTTTTGTGGCGAGCTTTGCTGGAAACCATCAGTACGTCCTGGCCTACCTGCTTGAAGAGATACTTGAACCCCAGCCCGCATACATTCGGTCTTTCCTGCTGCATACATCCATTCTTGAGAGCTTAAATAGCTCGCTGTGCTGTGCTGTAGCTGACCAGGAGGATGCACAGAGCGTGCTGGAGTATCTGGAGCGAGCGAACCTGTTCCTCTTCCCACAGGCTGAGCAAGGTGGCTGGTATCGTTACCACCAACTCTTTGCCGAGGCGCTCCGCCATCAGCTTGAGCGCACCCAGCCAGAATTGGTCCCCATCCTCCACGCACGCGCCAGCCAGTGGTTTGAGGCGCGCGGCTGCCCCAAAGACGCCATCAGGCATTCCCTGGAAGCACGAGATTTCGAGCGTGCAGCAGGGCTGATCGAGCAGGCAGCAGAGGGTTTTATCAGGATTGGAGAAATCACCACCTTGCAGCATTGGCTGGCCGCATTGCCCAATGCGGTGGTCCGCGCCAGCCCCCGCCTCTGCATTACTGCTGCTTGGCTCTCGTTTATCACCTCCGAAGTCGCTCTATTTTTCTCCTGGGTAGATGCTGCCGAGCAGGCGCTACAGGTGAGACAGGAAACGCTGCCTCTGGCAACCGCTGTCGCTTTGCAAGGGGAGATCGCCGCGCTGCGTGCCATCTATGCGCTTTCGTCTAATGACGTTGCCAGCGCCATCGCCACCTGTCGGCAGGCGCTTCAGCATCTGCCGACAGAAAGCCTATATCCACGTAGTCTGGTCTTGCTGATTCTGGGGATTGCCTATTCCAGAGGGGGGAGTGTGAGTGCTGGAACAAAAGCCATCATGGAGGCGAGCAGCCGCCTCCAGGTCACGGGCCACGCACTCCTGTACCCATACGGCCTGGCGCTCCAGGCTGAGCTGTTTATGGCACAAGGCTCCACTTCCCAGGCGGCGAAGATTTACCAACAGGTACTCACCCTTGCTCCAGAGCAGGATGTCCCCTCTCTTTTGGCGACAGGGGCGGCTCATGTTGGCCTGAGCTATTTGTTCTGGGAGTGGAATAATTTAGATGCAGCCCGGCAGCATTTGCTGCAAGCCTGGGATAGAGGGCTGCAAATACAGAGCGGAAATATCCTGAGCAATAGCGCGCTCCTCCTCGCCCTGGTCTCGCAAGCGCAAGGAAATAGAGAAGCAGCAGATTTGTGGTTGCAACAAACCGAGATTATCTGCCAGAAAGCAGGACACGTTGAGTCTCTTGCTGCTGTGGCCGCAGGCCGCGCCAGACTCTCTCTGGCAGCGGGTCGTATGGAAGAAGCCCTGATCTGGATGCGTGGGCGCGCTGATTTCCTCGAAGACCCGAATAACACACGTAGCGAGTTTGAACAATTGACGCTGGCGCGCGTACTCATTGCGGTCGGTCGTGTCGGCGCTGATGAATCCGCTGTGCAGCGCGCTCGCGCGCTGTTGGAGCGTTTGCGCGCCGCCGCCGAGGCAGCAGGAAGGGTGAGATCGCTGCTGGAGGCCCTGGCTCTGCAAGCCCTGGCGCTCCAACTTCAGGGTGACAATGCAGGCGCTCTCGCGGCGCTGGGTCGAGCGGTGTCTCTCGCCGAGCCAGGACGGTACATCCGCCTGTTTTTGGGCGAGGGAGAGCCGATGTCCAGGCTTTTGCGGCAACTGCTAGAGCAGTACCGAACACAGAAGACGACAGGACAGAAGCTCAGCCGGGTCTATCTCTCCAATTTACTCAAGGTGTTTGCGCACCCGGAGACATCTTCCCTGCCAACGTCCCCAACGCAGGTCCAGCCACTGTTTGATCCCTTGAGTTGGCGCGAGCGTGAAGTGCTGCGGCTGATGGCTTCTGGGCGCAAAAACCGGGAGATTGCTGAAGAGTTGGTAGTGGTCACTGGAACCGTCAAATCCCATATCAACACGATCTACGCGAAGCTGGGAGTGACCAACCGGGTCCAGGCTGTTGCCTACGCGCACACACTGGGTCTCCTCTAA
- a CDS encoding DinB family protein encodes MQSPELLLRQCASVNAIFHAVADDLSLEEWTTRIVPETNLLGFDLWHVARTQDWALHTLICGVPEVISDPQWAGKGALTTPGIGVGMTQLEADQLAHQVTKGDVIAYGDAVHVRLLTWLSALDEQTLDEMPDVLAHYQTHPEYLTPAMQAEVPWVTEHPSVWRCLMPGLGHVRDHLAEADLLKRFWRHQQHFSASSREHTTPGKR; translated from the coding sequence ATGCAATCGCCAGAGTTGTTGCTGCGCCAATGTGCCAGCGTCAACGCGATCTTCCATGCCGTCGCCGATGATCTCTCCCTTGAGGAGTGGACCACGCGCATCGTGCCAGAGACGAATCTGCTTGGCTTTGATCTTTGGCACGTTGCCAGAACCCAGGACTGGGCGCTGCACACCCTGATCTGCGGAGTGCCGGAGGTCATCAGCGACCCGCAGTGGGCAGGCAAAGGCGCGTTGACCACGCCTGGCATCGGTGTCGGGATGACTCAGTTAGAAGCCGATCAGCTTGCCCACCAGGTGACGAAAGGCGATGTGATCGCCTATGGGGATGCGGTCCATGTGCGGCTACTTACCTGGCTGTCGGCCCTCGATGAGCAGACCCTGGATGAGATGCCAGATGTGCTGGCGCACTATCAGACGCATCCAGAATATCTGACGCCTGCGATGCAAGCTGAAGTACCCTGGGTTACAGAACACCCGTCCGTCTGGCGCTGCCTGATGCCCGGCCTGGGCCATGTCAGAGATCATCTGGCTGAAGCGGACCTGCTGAAACGCTTCTGGCGACATCAGCAGCACTTCAGCGCCAGCAGCCGCGAGCATACAACACCTGGAAAACGCTAA
- a CDS encoding DsrE family protein: MGHVMVHNTCGKEDAERASLALVVGNTALSSRQEATLLLTLEGVRVATQGYAEGVQAQDFQPLKDLIQQFTTRGGKIWVCGACAKPRQITQEHLVEGAQIIGAATAVEALVNGAQSLSF, translated from the coding sequence ATGGGACACGTTATGGTTCACAACACTTGTGGGAAAGAAGACGCTGAGCGGGCGTCGCTGGCCCTGGTGGTCGGTAATACCGCGCTCTCTTCCAGGCAAGAGGCCACGCTGCTGCTGACCCTGGAGGGCGTGCGCGTCGCCACCCAGGGCTATGCTGAAGGGGTGCAGGCTCAGGATTTCCAGCCGCTCAAGGACTTGATTCAGCAATTTACAACCAGAGGTGGGAAAATCTGGGTCTGTGGCGCGTGCGCGAAGCCACGCCAGATTACGCAAGAGCATCTGGTAGAAGGGGCGCAGATCATCGGCGCGGCCACTGCCGTCGAGGCGCTGGTCAACGGAGCACAGTCCCTCAGTTTCTGA
- a CDS encoding sulfurtransferase TusA family protein translates to MNERADSSLQADAFYDAGDRGCASGALDAIADCMRRLASNQTLEIRATDPSVTVDLTAWCRLTGHSLVLHAGDRYLIRHK, encoded by the coding sequence ATGAACGAACGCGCCGACTCCAGCTTGCAAGCAGATGCCTTCTATGATGCTGGGGATCGCGGCTGTGCCAGTGGCGCCCTGGACGCCATCGCCGATTGCATGCGTCGTCTGGCATCCAACCAGACCCTGGAGATTCGGGCGACTGATCCCAGCGTGACGGTTGATCTGACCGCCTGGTGCCGACTGACCGGCCATAGCCTGGTCCTGCACGCGGGCGACCGTTATCTCATTCGCCATAAGTAA
- a CDS encoding AAA family ATPase — MPASAWTRRKAATLLQRLAAEQRLLKEQAIELLWPEGDPLAGANNLYRTVHALRQTLDTALGAGTAEALFTFHDGVFVLADGVWIDAAVFESLAHSRDRADLIAALRLYTGDFLPEDRYAEWTLIPRAALSRQHREVRLGLAAYAREAREYSDAITLLTPLLTRDPADEVVHRELMGLYALAGRRHEALRQYQTCVEALSAELAVSPDPQTTALYARIVSGELASSPLPVHTGWIAPVSVVPEGEHALPLVGRQSELDLLLTRLRSATKPREQVLLLAGDSGVGKTRLALEALRTIASSGVTTLFSRAYEQEGQMPYHPFIEAFDRYLLEHHHRPGEHPITHFQRLGVSDPQQEQWALFQAALTFLMKLAAQGPVVLLIDDLHAADEASLHLFHYLARQTRAAPVMLLATYRSDTGAQVTTPFGALLNALYHEHLSETLNLAPLVKSSVASMIAFLLGGQISLSLLEAMFAITEGNPFFVEEITRMLLKSGQVEEGVGQWRLKSGVELPVPSGLAGLLRERISRLGASIETALKTAAVVGREFQFDLLRRLVPLSEGELLDALDAALDSHLLEETVDGYSFHHPLTRRALYDALTRERRVLLHTRTAEAIEAAYATRSEGLFPSVEALAFHYERSACRDHAIPYLLQAGMKAADLYAFEVAVSCFERALALMDELGVHDPAHRWNVLKALGWWGLILGDTSHAVTRLEQALTSLPTTDWQPPGRDQARMHQMAAVLLLNAGKIAEAENHLQAAIAMVDEHEDADEYAFALYHFAVFYWHRGEFQQALVAAQKSLAIAEHLKKPISLARAYEMLALVCHSLGEWQRGLDFEQQRARLTGPELDVTEAFDIHLCLWEYHLYGDQGYKEIKQAVQTMLTQAQRMGAARAVALCHCFDGTLEFQSGHWASAEAALRNSIQLFRQIGAAFGEAIACQRLGALLTGSGRIDEGLVTLYEGLDAAKRALLRAHCLTRVNASLVHNRLAAGDLLAADQALNLGLTMSERHGNCSTCYSLLLPAAISLRIAQGNLEEALRFCLQLDQAAAKYASHMWVAMAHQAHGELAAAQGKHQDALNDFANALSSFRSAGNEYETARCLTAIASIHLTWRAAGDAQLARKAQEEAQQIFERLGVV, encoded by the coding sequence GTGCCCGCCTCTGCCTGGACACGGCGGAAGGCAGCGACACTGCTTCAGCGGCTGGCAGCCGAGCAGCGGCTCTTGAAAGAGCAGGCCATCGAGTTACTCTGGCCGGAGGGGGATCCCCTTGCTGGCGCCAACAACCTGTACCGCACGGTCCATGCCCTTCGCCAGACGCTTGATACTGCGCTTGGCGCTGGGACGGCTGAGGCTCTGTTTACCTTTCACGATGGCGTGTTTGTCCTGGCAGATGGGGTGTGGATAGATGCAGCCGTATTCGAGTCGTTGGCCCACTCCAGGGATCGGGCTGACCTGATCGCTGCTTTGCGCCTCTATACAGGTGATTTTCTCCCTGAGGACCGCTATGCCGAGTGGACGCTGATACCACGCGCCGCGCTCTCCCGTCAGCACCGCGAAGTACGCCTGGGCCTGGCCGCCTATGCCCGCGAGGCGCGTGAATACAGCGACGCCATCACCTTGCTGACCCCATTGCTGACGCGCGACCCGGCTGACGAGGTGGTACATCGTGAGTTGATGGGACTCTACGCCCTGGCAGGTCGTCGCCATGAGGCGCTCCGCCAATATCAAACCTGTGTGGAGGCCCTCTCCGCCGAACTAGCAGTGTCGCCTGATCCACAGACAACAGCACTCTACGCACGCATTGTCAGTGGCGAGCTTGCCTCATCCCCCCTCCCCGTCCATACTGGTTGGATAGCTCCTGTATCCGTCGTACCTGAAGGGGAACACGCGCTGCCGTTGGTCGGGCGCCAGAGCGAACTCGATCTGCTCCTGACACGATTGCGCTCGGCCACAAAGCCGCGCGAGCAGGTGCTGCTCCTGGCAGGAGACTCCGGGGTAGGCAAGACACGCCTGGCTCTGGAGGCGCTGCGCACCATCGCCTCCTCAGGCGTCACCACACTCTTCAGCCGGGCTTATGAACAAGAAGGACAGATGCCCTACCACCCGTTCATTGAAGCCTTTGACCGTTATCTCCTTGAGCACCATCATCGGCCTGGCGAGCATCCCATTACGCACTTTCAACGGTTGGGGGTGAGTGATCCCCAACAAGAACAGTGGGCGCTCTTTCAGGCTGCCTTGACGTTCCTGATGAAACTGGCAGCGCAAGGTCCGGTTGTGCTGCTGATTGATGATCTCCATGCTGCTGATGAGGCGAGCCTTCACCTCTTTCATTATCTGGCGCGTCAAACGCGGGCTGCTCCGGTGATGCTGCTAGCGACCTATCGAAGCGATACAGGCGCTCAGGTAACAACTCCCTTCGGCGCCCTCTTGAACGCCCTTTATCACGAACATCTTAGCGAGACGCTCAACCTGGCGCCACTGGTAAAGAGCAGTGTGGCAAGTATGATCGCTTTTCTTCTTGGCGGACAGATTTCTCTGTCTCTGCTGGAGGCCATGTTTGCCATCACCGAGGGAAACCCGTTCTTTGTTGAGGAAATTACCCGCATGCTGCTCAAGTCGGGACAGGTGGAGGAAGGTGTAGGGCAGTGGCGGCTGAAGTCAGGCGTAGAACTCCCCGTGCCGAGCGGACTCGCAGGGTTACTGCGCGAGCGCATCAGCCGTTTGGGGGCGTCAATCGAAACGGCGCTCAAGACGGCTGCGGTGGTCGGACGAGAATTTCAGTTTGATCTCCTGCGCCGCCTGGTTCCTCTCTCCGAAGGGGAGTTGCTTGATGCCCTGGATGCCGCGCTTGATAGCCACTTGCTTGAGGAGACGGTAGACGGGTACTCCTTCCACCATCCGTTGACACGTCGTGCTCTCTATGATGCGCTTACCCGCGAACGGCGGGTGCTGCTGCATACACGCACCGCTGAGGCCATCGAAGCAGCGTATGCAACCCGGTCTGAGGGGCTGTTCCCCTCTGTAGAAGCGTTGGCCTTTCACTATGAGCGCAGCGCCTGTCGTGATCATGCCATCCCATATCTCCTTCAGGCAGGGATGAAAGCAGCAGACCTCTACGCGTTCGAGGTCGCGGTAAGCTGCTTCGAGCGTGCGCTGGCGCTCATGGACGAGTTAGGAGTACATGACCCGGCCCATCGTTGGAACGTTCTGAAGGCGCTCGGCTGGTGGGGCCTTATCCTGGGGGATACCTCCCACGCCGTTACCCGTCTTGAGCAGGCGCTGACCTCACTGCCGACGACGGATTGGCAGCCGCCAGGCCGCGACCAGGCACGTATGCATCAGATGGCGGCGGTGTTGCTGCTCAACGCGGGAAAGATAGCAGAGGCGGAAAACCACTTACAGGCGGCGATAGCAATGGTTGATGAACACGAGGACGCTGACGAGTATGCCTTTGCCCTCTATCACTTTGCCGTCTTCTACTGGCATCGAGGCGAGTTTCAGCAGGCGCTGGTGGCCGCGCAGAAAAGCCTGGCTATTGCGGAACACCTCAAGAAGCCAATTTCCCTCGCTCGCGCCTATGAAATGCTGGCGTTAGTCTGTCATTCCCTGGGCGAATGGCAGCGCGGTCTCGACTTTGAGCAGCAGCGCGCTCGCTTGACTGGCCCCGAACTGGATGTCACCGAGGCTTTTGATATTCACCTGTGCCTATGGGAATATCATTTGTATGGCGATCAGGGCTATAAAGAAATAAAGCAAGCCGTACAGACGATGCTCACACAAGCTCAACGTATGGGCGCGGCGCGGGCGGTCGCGCTGTGTCACTGTTTTGATGGAACGCTTGAGTTTCAATCAGGCCATTGGGCCAGCGCAGAGGCGGCGCTGCGCAATTCTATCCAGCTCTTCCGCCAGATCGGCGCCGCCTTTGGCGAGGCGATAGCTTGCCAGCGGTTGGGGGCGCTCCTCACGGGGAGTGGCAGGATAGACGAAGGACTGGTAACGCTCTATGAGGGGCTGGACGCTGCGAAACGGGCGCTGTTGCGCGCCCATTGCCTCACCCGTGTGAACGCCTCGCTCGTGCACAACCGCCTGGCTGCGGGCGACCTTCTGGCTGCCGACCAGGCTCTGAACCTGGGGCTGACGATGAGCGAGCGTCATGGGAATTGCTCCACCTGTTATTCGCTGTTGCTTCCGGCGGCGATCAGCCTGCGCATAGCACAGGGCAATCTGGAGGAGGCGCTGCGCTTTTGCCTCCAACTAGACCAGGCAGCAGCAAAGTATGCCAGCCACATGTGGGTGGCGATGGCGCATCAAGCGCATGGCGAACTGGCGGCGGCCCAGGGAAAACATCAGGACGCCTTAAACGATTTTGCAAACGCCCTGTCCAGTTTCCGCTCTGCCGGAAACGAGTATGAGACCGCGCGCTGCTTAACCGCTATTGCAAGCATTCATCTCACCTGGAGGGCCGCTGGCGATGCCCAACTAGCCCGGAAAGCTCAGGAGGAAGCACAGCAGATTTTCGAGAGATTGGGTGTCGTCTGA
- a CDS encoding ABC transporter permease — protein sequence MATFFSLFRANFLMVLRQRAVIISSLGLSVISVLIFGFLFGDNGAARIQLGVVDQDHSPTSAQVISELQKTNSLQVYTGSQAGEEQALIAGKRDAVIIMAPGFGAGVLHGGAHLKVIYNQADPVTAASTKLAVSSIVDGINRAAANQPGLVTLDEQGVSVKSLRTIDFVAPGMVGMLLMWANLSVAVQLVFWREQGITKRLAATPLAPIAMIGAQLLARLLLSVIQEVVLIALAVWIFNVHIYGNIGLLALVIVLGALMMLSFGFAVAGFFKKSQAANAAILLVSFPMMFLGGSYFPVSQITGFLQGVIRAMPLFYLDDALRQIINNGAGWAAIQTSVLILAAWIIGSLLLTWRAFRWQ from the coding sequence ATGGCTACTTTTTTCTCGCTGTTTCGCGCCAACTTTCTGATGGTGCTGCGTCAGCGTGCGGTTATCATTTCCAGCCTGGGCTTGTCGGTCATCTCTGTGCTGATTTTCGGCTTTTTGTTCGGGGATAACGGCGCGGCCCGCATCCAGTTGGGCGTGGTCGATCAAGACCATTCGCCCACCTCAGCCCAGGTCATCAGCGAGCTTCAGAAGACCAACTCACTCCAGGTGTATACAGGCAGCCAGGCTGGAGAAGAGCAAGCCCTGATCGCTGGCAAGCGTGACGCCGTTATCATCATGGCTCCTGGCTTCGGCGCTGGGGTGCTGCATGGCGGCGCGCATCTCAAGGTCATTTACAATCAGGCTGATCCCGTCACCGCCGCCTCTACTAAACTGGCGGTGAGTTCCATTGTTGATGGCATCAATCGCGCTGCTGCCAATCAGCCTGGCCTGGTGACGCTGGATGAGCAGGGTGTTTCGGTGAAAAGCCTGCGCACCATTGATTTTGTCGCCCCCGGCATGGTGGGGATGCTGCTGATGTGGGCCAATCTGAGCGTTGCCGTTCAACTGGTCTTCTGGCGCGAGCAGGGCATCACGAAGCGCCTGGCGGCTACTCCGCTGGCTCCGATTGCCATGATCGGCGCACAATTGCTGGCCCGTCTGCTGCTCTCCGTTATTCAGGAGGTTGTGCTGATCGCCCTGGCGGTCTGGATTTTCAACGTCCATATCTACGGTAATATTGGCTTACTGGCATTGGTCATTGTGTTGGGGGCGTTGATGATGCTGTCCTTTGGCTTTGCCGTTGCAGGGTTCTTCAAGAAATCGCAGGCGGCCAACGCGGCTATTCTGCTGGTCAGCTTCCCCATGATGTTCCTGGGCGGCTCGTACTTCCCGGTCAGCCAGATTACAGGCTTCCTGCAAGGCGTCATTCGCGCTATGCCGCTCTTCTATCTCGATGACGCGCTGCGCCAGATCATCAACAACGGCGCAGGCTGGGCAGCCATCCAGACCAGTGTGCTGATTCTGGCGGCCTGGATTATCGGCTCCCTGCTTCTCACCTGGCGGGCCTTTCGCTGGCAATGA